A genomic region of Desulfuribacillus alkaliarsenatis contains the following coding sequences:
- a CDS encoding ABC transporter ATP-binding protein has product MDKLINITDASFQYNKKNIFHNLNFQLNQGEILCLFGPNGCGKSTLLMCLLGLLQLDRGSVSLQGQNIEALSPRKIAQQIAYVPQVHKKTFPYKVIDIVLMGRAAKTPFFGGPDEDDLQIAENALELVGMKRYRDTPYTMLSGGETQLVMLARALAQETPIIIMDEPTAHLDFRHELIILENMVRLVKEQGVSVIMATHFPNHAFYFENERIATSVALMNNHTFAAYGEPNKVLTEENMKKTFRIRSKLVSYDLGMDKSIRQIIPVNTIEAREYSEGV; this is encoded by the coding sequence GTGGATAAATTAATCAATATTACCGATGCTTCCTTTCAATATAACAAGAAAAATATATTTCATAACTTGAATTTTCAGTTAAATCAAGGAGAAATCCTATGCCTTTTTGGGCCAAATGGCTGTGGAAAATCTACGTTGCTTATGTGCCTATTAGGACTTTTGCAACTCGATAGAGGGAGCGTCAGCCTACAAGGACAAAACATCGAAGCATTAAGCCCACGAAAAATTGCCCAGCAAATTGCCTATGTTCCGCAGGTGCATAAGAAGACGTTTCCTTATAAGGTCATCGATATTGTTTTGATGGGTAGGGCCGCTAAAACACCTTTTTTTGGAGGTCCTGATGAAGATGATTTACAAATTGCGGAAAATGCACTAGAGCTGGTAGGGATGAAACGATATCGAGATACCCCTTATACTATGCTAAGTGGAGGTGAGACACAGCTAGTGATGCTGGCCCGGGCTCTTGCTCAAGAAACACCAATTATAATTATGGACGAGCCTACGGCGCATCTCGATTTTCGACACGAGCTAATTATCCTTGAGAACATGGTACGCTTAGTAAAAGAGCAAGGTGTATCTGTAATTATGGCAACTCATTTTCCGAATCATGCATTTTATTTTGAAAATGAAAGGATAGCTACTTCGGTGGCGCTTATGAACAATCACACATTTGCAGCCTATGGTGAACCAAACAAGGTATTGACAGAAGAAAATATGAAAAAAACCTTTCGTATTCGTTCCAAGCTGGTGTCCTACGATTTGGGTATGGACAAATCAATCAGACAAATTATCCCAGTAAATACGATAGAAGCAAGAGAATATTCTGAGGGGGTATAG
- a CDS encoding molybdopterin-dependent oxidoreductase, whose translation MKKVLGLFVIFSLIISMGLLAACSSKDAGTTEEPNVEAPEDSQAGNDEVDDHDYGTIEVIGKDGTTQIVDLSALETVTGFGGVKRSTGTINGPGQITGIPFEKLLAGVGGFTAEDMIQVIATDGYEAMLTGNAISGDVATYDENGEPASIDVRGVIMISSDSEDLNAGLPRVAFIGNENVITDGFQWARYVATVKVIGTEATEEPIAEEPAADPIEAPAVEEPAPATEPTDEEPAKVTWTIEVVGGSQATLTNIDAEKIGVKNVTATHRDRDGNLTVQEWTGLLVKDLMVYLGKPNATEVTIEAIDGFNRTYDHELISSDGTLIAWMADGVALDENGGPVQTVADGKGPNWWIKQVAKITIH comes from the coding sequence TTGAAGAAGGTACTGGGGTTGTTTGTCATTTTTTCTCTAATCATCTCAATGGGATTACTTGCGGCCTGCAGCAGTAAAGATGCAGGAACTACCGAAGAACCAAATGTGGAAGCGCCAGAAGATTCGCAGGCAGGTAATGATGAAGTGGATGATCACGACTACGGGACAATAGAAGTAATCGGGAAAGATGGTACAACCCAAATAGTTGATTTAAGCGCATTAGAGACAGTTACAGGATTTGGCGGAGTAAAGCGTTCCACTGGAACGATTAACGGTCCAGGTCAGATTACGGGGATACCTTTTGAGAAGCTGCTAGCAGGAGTTGGTGGATTTACTGCAGAGGATATGATTCAGGTCATTGCCACTGATGGTTACGAAGCAATGTTAACAGGGAACGCAATATCTGGTGATGTTGCTACCTATGACGAAAATGGGGAGCCAGCAAGTATCGATGTCAGAGGTGTTATCATGATTTCAAGTGATAGCGAAGATTTAAATGCAGGACTACCAAGAGTGGCGTTTATTGGTAATGAGAATGTTATTACTGATGGTTTTCAATGGGCAAGATATGTAGCTACGGTGAAGGTGATTGGAACTGAAGCTACTGAAGAGCCTATAGCTGAGGAGCCAGCTGCAGATCCAATTGAAGCGCCAGCTGTTGAAGAACCAGCACCTGCGACGGAACCAACAGATGAAGAGCCAGCAAAAGTTACATGGACAATTGAAGTAGTAGGCGGCTCTCAAGCGACACTAACTAATATAGATGCCGAAAAAATCGGCGTGAAAAACGTTACGGCCACTCACAGAGACCGTGATGGTAATCTAACAGTTCAGGAATGGACGGGCCTCCTAGTTAAAGATTTAATGGTATATTTAGGAAAGCCTAATGCAACAGAAGTGACAATCGAAGCGATTGATGGATTTAATAGAACCTACGATCATGAGTTAATAAGTAGTGACGGTACGTTAATCGCATGGATGGCCGATGGAGTTGCTCTTGATGAAAATGGTGGACCCGTACAAACGGTAGCAGATGGCAAAGGTCCAAACTGGTGGATTAAACAGGTAGCTAAGATTACTATTCATTAA
- a CDS encoding ABC transporter ATP-binding protein: MIVGTNITFSYQNHPILSGINVTIEPGKIYGFLGRNGSGKTTMLRVINGLLKPQHGDVKIHTDTKTLDVHKESRALIAKEIGFVPQEHRGVFPYRVLEMVVMGRNPHLGYFERPKDEDYQEAIKALQDIGIQHLWDKSFMEISGGERQMVLIARVIAQGAKYLILDEPTSHLDFKNQHQILQLVKNISRERQVAAIMAMHDPNLAVCFADHILMLKHGRLMAEGAVDHVMTEVNLKQLYDMNIDLSGLPCGRKYVLPAI; encoded by the coding sequence ATGATTGTAGGTACAAATATTACATTTTCCTATCAAAATCATCCTATCTTAAGTGGTATCAATGTAACAATAGAACCTGGAAAAATCTATGGCTTTCTTGGCCGCAATGGTTCAGGGAAAACTACTATGCTTCGAGTAATCAATGGGTTATTAAAGCCACAACACGGTGACGTCAAAATACATACAGATACTAAAACACTGGACGTTCATAAAGAGTCGCGAGCCTTAATAGCAAAAGAGATAGGTTTTGTACCGCAGGAGCATAGAGGTGTTTTTCCTTATCGTGTACTTGAGATGGTAGTCATGGGTCGGAACCCTCATTTAGGATATTTCGAGAGGCCTAAAGACGAAGATTATCAGGAAGCAATTAAAGCACTTCAAGACATAGGAATCCAGCATTTATGGGATAAGAGTTTTATGGAAATTAGTGGTGGAGAACGACAAATGGTGCTCATTGCAAGAGTCATTGCTCAAGGGGCAAAATATTTAATTCTTGACGAACCGACATCCCATTTGGATTTTAAGAATCAACACCAAATTTTACAGCTTGTCAAAAATATTAGTAGAGAGCGACAAGTGGCAGCGATTATGGCAATGCATGATCCGAATCTGGCTGTTTGCTTTGCAGATCATATTTTAATGCTAAAGCACGGAAGGCTTATGGCTGAGGGTGCTGTGGACCATGTTATGACGGAAGTTAATTTAAAACAATTGTATGATATGAATATAGATCTTAGTGGACTCCCGTGTGGTAGGAAATACGTATTACCTGCGATATAG
- a CDS encoding ABC transporter substrate-binding protein, translating to MKTNKLYITLLLVFILTIMTACMSEPTANESVEPNNSTNGQSTTIENEVEGPRIVVDSIGRQVEVPADAQRIAALFPTPAYTATMLGKGDMLVATPNGVQRDKMMRILVPGITEVAVPKRSGVINIEELLNANPDVIFIDMQSAINEAEIAKLDLIDIPYIVVEFNSMEEQMQAISIIGAAINRLEEAEAFNQYYEDMIEFVRSVTSTIPEAERVRIYHSVNDATRTAATGTLMADWSKAAGAINVSVGEDLRETEDEFYATIEQILLWNPQVVFANEHRVVSYVRENEHWAPIDAVINDRVYKMPHGLSRWGHPNALETPLVTLWAAQTLYPNYFQDISMEQEIYDFFDRFFNYQLTADDIEDVLTGDGMRDAKGQ from the coding sequence ATGAAGACGAACAAGTTATATATTACGCTACTGCTCGTGTTTATATTGACCATTATGACAGCATGTATGTCAGAACCAACGGCGAACGAGTCAGTAGAGCCTAACAATAGTACCAATGGACAATCAACCACAATTGAGAATGAGGTCGAAGGGCCAAGGATTGTAGTAGACTCTATTGGAAGGCAGGTAGAAGTCCCTGCTGACGCTCAGAGAATAGCTGCTTTGTTTCCCACTCCTGCATACACTGCAACGATGTTAGGTAAGGGAGATATGTTAGTTGCGACCCCTAATGGTGTGCAACGAGATAAAATGATGAGAATACTGGTACCTGGGATTACTGAGGTAGCTGTTCCGAAAAGATCTGGTGTTATAAACATAGAAGAGTTATTGAATGCCAATCCAGACGTTATCTTTATTGACATGCAATCGGCAATCAATGAAGCGGAGATAGCTAAACTGGATTTAATAGATATCCCTTATATAGTAGTGGAATTTAATAGTATGGAAGAGCAAATGCAAGCTATTTCTATTATTGGAGCTGCAATTAATCGTCTAGAAGAGGCAGAGGCATTTAATCAGTACTATGAGGATATGATAGAGTTCGTTCGAAGTGTTACTAGCACAATACCTGAAGCAGAGCGAGTTCGTATTTATCATTCTGTTAACGATGCTACGCGTACTGCTGCCACAGGGACCTTGATGGCGGATTGGTCAAAAGCGGCGGGAGCTATCAATGTATCTGTAGGTGAAGACCTAAGGGAAACAGAAGATGAATTCTACGCTACGATTGAGCAGATATTGTTATGGAATCCGCAGGTGGTGTTTGCTAATGAGCATCGAGTCGTTAGTTATGTGAGGGAAAACGAGCATTGGGCTCCAATCGATGCAGTAATTAATGATCGTGTGTACAAAATGCCTCACGGTCTTTCGCGCTGGGGACACCCTAATGCCCTCGAAACTCCATTGGTGACGCTCTGGGCAGCGCAAACATTATATCCAAATTATTTTCAAGATATTAGCATGGAGCAAGAAATCTATGACTTTTTTGATCGCTTCTTTAATTATCAGTTGACGGCCGATGATATTGAAGATGTCTTAACAGGAGATGGAATGCGAGATGCCAAAGGGCAATAA
- a CDS encoding molybdopterin-dependent oxidoreductase translates to MKKILKILFVLSLIATIGVLTACDDEAVSTPGGQIQDYGSIEVVGKDGTTQIVELGTLETVTGYGGVRRSTGTINGPGQITGITFEELLAEVGGFTSEDTIQVIASDGYEATLAGDAVLGNVITYDVNGELIDAVVQGVIMVESDNEDLTAGLPRVAFIAEEPVLTDGFQWARDVATVKVIGATTTEETAPVGSADASWTIEIVGAEQATFTNIDAEAIGISVASATHIDRDGVETVQEWTGITMKELVEYLGVANATEVTVEAIDGFSRTFDQELINNEGVRIAWEVDGVALSENDGPVQTVADSLARNLWIKQVAKITVVAPAVAEGTADVAWTIEVVGAEQAKLTNEDAEKIGVKNVMATHRDRDGNETVQEWTGVLVKDLLEYLGAPNATEVIIEAIDGFNRTYDHELISSDGTLIAWLADGVALDENSGPVQTVADGKGPNWWIKQVAKVTIK, encoded by the coding sequence ATGAAAAAAATATTGAAGATTCTATTTGTTTTATCGCTAATAGCAACAATAGGTGTTTTAACAGCGTGTGATGATGAGGCAGTCAGCACTCCAGGAGGGCAAATACAGGATTATGGAAGCATTGAAGTAGTAGGTAAAGATGGAACAACACAAATTGTTGAATTGGGAACACTGGAAACAGTTACTGGTTATGGTGGAGTAAGGCGTTCAACAGGAACAATCAATGGTCCTGGACAGATTACTGGTATAACGTTTGAAGAATTATTAGCAGAAGTGGGCGGATTCACATCCGAAGACACAATTCAAGTTATTGCAAGTGATGGTTATGAGGCGACATTAGCTGGAGACGCAGTATTAGGTAACGTTATTACTTATGATGTTAACGGTGAACTAATAGACGCAGTGGTACAAGGTGTTATTATGGTTGAAAGCGACAACGAAGATTTGACTGCTGGTTTGCCAAGGGTTGCATTTATCGCTGAAGAGCCAGTATTAACTGATGGTTTTCAATGGGCTAGAGATGTAGCGACGGTCAAAGTAATTGGTGCGACAACTACTGAAGAAACAGCACCTGTAGGTAGCGCAGATGCATCGTGGACTATCGAAATTGTCGGAGCTGAGCAGGCAACGTTTACTAACATAGACGCTGAAGCAATCGGTATTAGCGTTGCAAGTGCTACTCATATTGATAGAGATGGTGTGGAAACTGTACAAGAGTGGACAGGTATCACTATGAAAGAGTTAGTAGAGTATCTTGGTGTTGCCAATGCAACTGAAGTTACGGTAGAAGCAATTGACGGATTTAGCAGAACATTTGACCAAGAGCTTATCAACAATGAGGGAGTACGCATTGCTTGGGAAGTTGATGGAGTTGCATTAAGTGAAAATGACGGTCCTGTGCAAACTGTAGCAGATAGTTTAGCAAGAAACTTGTGGATTAAGCAAGTAGCTAAGATTACTGTAGTAGCACCTGCAGTGGCTGAAGGAACTGCAGACGTAGCGTGGACGATTGAAGTTGTAGGGGCTGAGCAGGCTAAGCTTACGAATGAAGATGCAGAAAAAATTGGTGTGAAAAATGTTATGGCAACTCACAGAGACCGTGATGGCAATGAAACAGTTCAGGAATGGACGGGCGTTCTTGTTAAAGATTTATTAGAATACCTTGGAGCTCCTAATGCAACAGAAGTTATAATTGAAGCAATTGATGGATTTAATAGAACGTACGATCATGAATTGATTAGTAGTGATGGTACATTGATAGCATGGTTGGCTGATGGTGTTGCTCTTGATGAAAATAGCGGACCTGTACAAACTGTAGCCGATGGCAAAGGTCCAAACTGGTGGATTAAGCAAGTGGCTAAAGTCACAATCAAATAG
- a CDS encoding metallophosphoesterase codes for MSKENTSMNRKTFIIVGGAFLVSLYAFAPRFLTTSVDATVAHAELNGAIFFPAKNQQLELRAYKPNVAIKLSWEEEQSQYKTKLIVHNVMADQLQAKASAKDGYEASVDVAKITETVVELTIESDTRDVEINLHPKPKGTAFRFAAIGDNQGRNEVLRKIIEEINGNHEVDFLIHLGDLVPSGRDREYEDFFYEMDKLQVPYYTVPGNHDVRSNGREIYQETLAPLYYQFELGDARYIFLDTADFTLSEEQFVWLAEQINTDSDCYLFMHVPSYDPRGRQHSFRDLDAAARLRSMTTDPNYPIKAVFHGHVHMSYVQEIDETLFVTSGGAGGSLYAAPDEGGFYHYTIVSPTAQKIDVEVFPIEIDFFAPDLVILKEEQDLILTMEELKAMEHVSGESSFQNQFGNIRGHGKYSGILISDLLTLVGGIEKDEVLEVYAVDGYKQEFFYENVYPEEHGWLYIQGPMVLATSMNGEYPPEWQEGYRLVFLPKDGLYSNEDSSLTSRPEQGFHEYPSAGARWVRSAVRLEVHKWE; via the coding sequence ATGTCCAAAGAAAATACTTCTATGAATAGGAAAACATTTATTATTGTCGGTGGGGCATTCCTGGTTTCGTTATATGCTTTTGCACCACGGTTTTTAACAACATCAGTAGATGCTACGGTAGCCCATGCAGAATTAAATGGAGCGATATTTTTTCCGGCGAAGAATCAGCAGCTAGAACTACGTGCATATAAACCGAATGTAGCTATCAAACTTTCATGGGAAGAAGAACAAAGTCAGTACAAAACAAAGTTAATCGTTCACAATGTAATGGCCGATCAATTGCAAGCTAAAGCAAGTGCTAAAGATGGCTATGAAGCTTCTGTTGATGTTGCAAAAATAACGGAGACTGTGGTAGAGCTAACAATTGAATCGGATACGAGAGATGTAGAAATTAACCTGCATCCAAAACCCAAAGGAACTGCATTTCGATTTGCAGCCATTGGTGATAACCAAGGCCGTAATGAGGTGTTGCGTAAAATCATAGAAGAAATTAATGGAAATCATGAGGTTGACTTTCTAATCCATTTGGGAGATTTAGTACCTTCGGGAAGAGACCGTGAATACGAGGATTTCTTCTATGAAATGGACAAGCTACAAGTTCCGTATTATACAGTGCCAGGGAATCATGATGTACGCAGCAACGGAAGAGAAATCTATCAAGAAACCTTAGCACCGTTGTATTATCAGTTTGAATTAGGGGATGCACGCTATATCTTTTTAGATACTGCAGACTTTACACTTTCAGAGGAACAATTTGTTTGGCTAGCTGAACAAATCAATACAGACAGTGATTGTTATCTGTTTATGCATGTGCCAAGTTATGACCCTCGTGGCAGGCAACACAGTTTTCGCGATTTAGATGCGGCAGCTCGTCTACGGTCAATGACTACTGACCCCAATTATCCAATTAAGGCCGTGTTTCATGGGCATGTACATATGTCTTATGTACAAGAGATTGATGAAACCTTATTTGTAACAAGTGGTGGTGCTGGTGGAAGCCTATATGCTGCACCGGATGAAGGCGGATTTTATCATTATACGATTGTAAGTCCAACAGCGCAAAAAATCGATGTAGAAGTCTTCCCTATTGAAATCGATTTCTTTGCTCCTGATCTTGTCATTCTTAAAGAGGAACAGGATTTGATCTTAACAATGGAAGAATTAAAGGCGATGGAGCATGTTTCTGGTGAGAGTTCATTTCAAAATCAGTTTGGTAACATTCGTGGTCACGGAAAATACTCGGGTATATTGATTAGCGACCTGCTCACTTTGGTAGGTGGGATAGAAAAAGATGAAGTACTAGAGGTATATGCAGTTGACGGGTATAAGCAAGAGTTTTTCTATGAAAACGTCTATCCAGAAGAACACGGATGGCTATATATCCAAGGGCCAATGGTGTTAGCGACGTCAATGAATGGAGAGTATCCACCAGAGTGGCAGGAAGGCTATCGATTGGTATTCTTACCTAAAGATGGACTCTACTCGAATGAAGACAGTTCTCTTACATCGAGACCTGAACAAGGGTTCCATGAATATCCGTCGGCGGGCGCGCGTTGGGTGCGTAGTGCTGTACGTTTGGAGGTTCATAAATGGGAATAG
- a CDS encoding ECF transporter S component, with translation MGIGKNGVKESRKLSNYDLLMIAVLSGLGGVLSTYIGYLGNLLNRLVGVPFGAGQFVSGLHVFWIIIIAGLIRKPGAATAAGLVKGAVEFFTGSTHGAVIILISLVQGLIVDVVLFIMRNKHNLFTYSVAGGLAAASNVILFQLLYFSGAPIAYIGLISGFALISGILLAGGFGHGVLQLLYQTKSFANKQKDEAQNTRNNRWTFMVTVIVSIAFSVGAIFYFATVYQAPWVDKELEISGSVQNPISVNLEQYDSQRETIRAELKGQVTHIPEQEYTGVPVSVLLNVAQPRDEATTLIVIASDGYQVSFSLADVLADDKMLLTKEDSELRLIAGNYAGGYWVRQVVRLQVE, from the coding sequence ATGGGAATAGGAAAAAATGGAGTCAAAGAATCTCGTAAGCTATCTAACTATGATCTATTAATGATTGCTGTACTTAGTGGTTTAGGAGGTGTACTGAGTACCTATATCGGCTACTTAGGAAATCTCTTAAATCGTCTTGTAGGTGTTCCCTTTGGAGCAGGGCAGTTTGTTTCTGGTCTACACGTTTTCTGGATTATTATCATAGCAGGTTTAATTCGTAAACCTGGGGCTGCTACCGCAGCAGGGCTAGTAAAGGGAGCGGTTGAGTTTTTTACAGGAAGTACCCATGGGGCTGTCATTATTCTTATATCGCTAGTGCAAGGATTAATCGTTGATGTTGTATTGTTTATAATGCGTAATAAGCACAATCTGTTTACGTACTCGGTGGCTGGTGGATTGGCTGCCGCGTCAAATGTTATCCTCTTTCAATTGTTATACTTCTCTGGAGCACCTATAGCCTATATTGGACTTATTAGTGGTTTTGCCCTCATTTCTGGAATACTTTTGGCAGGTGGATTTGGACACGGCGTATTACAGTTATTGTATCAAACAAAGTCGTTTGCCAATAAACAAAAGGATGAAGCACAGAATACAAGGAATAACCGCTGGACATTCATGGTTACGGTAATTGTATCTATAGCTTTTTCAGTTGGGGCTATATTTTACTTTGCGACAGTATATCAAGCGCCATGGGTAGATAAAGAATTAGAGATTAGTGGTAGTGTGCAAAATCCAATTTCAGTGAATTTAGAGCAATATGATAGCCAGCGTGAAACGATACGTGCAGAGTTGAAGGGGCAAGTTACTCATATACCAGAACAGGAGTATACTGGAGTTCCTGTATCCGTACTTCTAAATGTTGCCCAGCCTAGAGATGAGGCTACAACCTTAATCGTTATTGCAAGTGATGGATATCAAGTTAGTTTTTCTTTAGCGGATGTGTTAGCGGATGATAAAATGTTATTGACTAAAGAAGACTCCGAACTACGCTTAATAGCAGGAAATTATGCAGGTGGGTACTGGGTGAGACAAGTTGTACGACTCCAAGTTGAATAA
- a CDS encoding molybdopterin-dependent oxidoreductase has protein sequence MNKKLTITFSILLCIMMIVVACNDINEPTALPDYDANDADLQQVDESVEIVYIDRNGNEHLVDLTKLPITEGAGGFKKSGGSIVGPVGFQGPLLQSLVDTLGGYTSDDALQITATDRYMMTLNAQQSQGNIAVYDHSGELVSSNGPTDVMIAFATDAEELKPGMPRIVFTGPESPLTNGHFWVRNIAEIKVVPSVVEWNLNLTGIGEYRCDRSTFESVASCHASPHPPQTFEQDKEDGSVDVYEGVALWVMLSTVDGNNPPSGHYRFNRELAEQGYTVQIYAEDGFMVELTSEEIAYNNDIILAYRMNGVPLLEEDGPLQLIGSGLPSKRHAIKNIERIELVELP, from the coding sequence TTGAATAAAAAACTGACAATTACTTTTTCGATATTGCTTTGCATAATGATGATAGTAGTGGCCTGTAACGATATCAATGAACCAACAGCGTTGCCAGATTATGATGCAAATGATGCGGATTTACAGCAAGTAGACGAGTCTGTTGAAATAGTTTATATAGATCGAAATGGAAACGAACATCTTGTAGATTTAACTAAGTTGCCAATAACGGAAGGGGCAGGTGGTTTTAAGAAATCAGGAGGATCGATTGTTGGACCTGTTGGATTTCAAGGTCCATTGCTTCAAAGTCTTGTAGATACGTTGGGAGGCTATACTTCTGATGATGCGTTGCAGATTACGGCGACTGATCGCTATATGATGACACTCAATGCACAACAATCACAGGGGAATATTGCAGTCTATGATCATTCAGGAGAGCTTGTAAGTTCCAATGGTCCAACCGATGTCATGATAGCATTTGCTACAGACGCAGAAGAATTAAAACCAGGGATGCCAAGGATTGTGTTTACTGGGCCTGAAAGTCCGCTAACAAATGGTCACTTTTGGGTGCGAAATATAGCAGAAATTAAAGTCGTACCATCTGTAGTTGAGTGGAACCTAAATCTTACAGGGATTGGAGAATATCGCTGTGATCGCTCAACATTTGAGAGTGTTGCAAGCTGTCACGCATCCCCACATCCGCCTCAGACCTTTGAACAGGATAAAGAAGACGGATCAGTTGATGTATATGAAGGTGTTGCATTATGGGTAATGCTTTCTACGGTAGACGGGAATAATCCACCGAGTGGGCATTATCGATTCAATCGGGAGTTAGCGGAACAAGGATATACTGTACAGATTTATGCTGAAGATGGGTTTATGGTTGAACTAACTTCAGAAGAAATTGCCTACAACAATGATATTATCTTGGCATACCGCATGAATGGAGTACCTTTATTGGAGGAAGATGGACCACTGCAACTTATAGGTTCGGGTCTTCCAAGTAAAAGACACGCAATTAAAAATATTGAAAGAATTGAGCTAGTGGAATTACCTTAG
- a CDS encoding FecCD family ABC transporter permease, protein MTSTTETTTRKNKGWIRKIGFVSLLIIAPCIIIFASLFIGRYPVDVITVMKVLLSPIIPSELEKVYHTVVIDVRLSRAILGALVGASLAISGAAFQGLFRNPLVSSGILGVSSGAGFGAALAIVMFNFTFLVYVFAFCFGVLAVVASYLIGRTYNTSPTIMLVLGGVIVSSIFSALISLVKYVADPYEQLPTIVFWLMGSLASARFQDIYYAGIPMVVGIVGLLVLRWNLNLLSMGEKEARTLGVNTGLIKGLVIGFATLATAGAVSVSGIIGWVGLVIPHIARMIVGTDNRVLIPFTVSLGACYLILVDNMARVLTGSEIPLGILTALIGGPFFVYILKKTKGAGWQSG, encoded by the coding sequence ATGACATCGACGACAGAAACTACCACTAGAAAGAATAAGGGATGGATTAGAAAAATTGGTTTTGTTTCACTACTAATAATAGCCCCTTGTATTATTATTTTTGCATCACTGTTTATCGGTAGATATCCAGTTGACGTCATTACCGTAATGAAGGTACTCCTATCACCAATCATCCCTTCTGAGCTAGAAAAGGTCTATCACACAGTGGTAATCGATGTGCGTTTGTCAAGGGCAATTCTTGGAGCGCTCGTAGGAGCAAGCTTAGCAATAAGTGGTGCTGCTTTTCAGGGGCTTTTCCGTAACCCACTGGTAAGCTCTGGTATTCTTGGAGTTAGTTCAGGGGCAGGATTTGGGGCTGCTTTAGCCATTGTAATGTTTAATTTTACATTTCTAGTCTATGTATTTGCCTTTTGCTTTGGAGTGTTAGCTGTTGTAGCTAGTTATTTAATTGGTAGAACATATAACACATCACCGACAATAATGCTAGTTTTGGGTGGCGTGATAGTATCTTCGATATTTTCAGCTTTGATATCGCTAGTAAAATATGTAGCAGACCCATACGAGCAACTACCAACGATTGTATTCTGGCTTATGGGAAGTTTAGCATCTGCTAGGTTTCAGGACATTTATTATGCAGGAATTCCTATGGTAGTGGGCATTGTTGGGTTATTAGTGCTAAGGTGGAATTTGAATCTGCTGTCCATGGGTGAAAAGGAAGCACGAACACTTGGTGTCAATACAGGGCTGATAAAAGGCCTTGTTATAGGGTTTGCAACATTGGCAACGGCTGGGGCTGTAAGTGTCAGTGGAATCATTGGTTGGGTAGGTCTAGTTATACCCCATATTGCGCGAATGATTGTAGGGACAGATAACCGAGTTTTAATACCATTTACGGTCTCACTAGGGGCTTGTTATCTCATTCTAGTAGACAACATGGCACGTGTTTTAACAGGTTCTGAGATTCCACTAGGAATCTTGACCGCCCTGATTGGTGGTCCGTTCTTTGTCTATATTTTGAAAAAGACTAAGGGAGCTGGGTGGCAAAGTGGATAA